From Desulfatitalea tepidiphila, one genomic window encodes:
- a CDS encoding universal stress protein — MQKKIAIAVDGSVHCGCAVRYAANMAKVLPGLNFELVHVQPSLSQYLIEEAERKAKANRALQALIKANREASLDILEKVRRQMVQQGVDAERIELCSRIRTTGLAEDLLDECRSKAYDAIALGRRGVTYLQELVTGSVTANLLEHSQITPVWMVDGEVPDNRIVLAVDGSQNALRALDHYAFMVSGQKDAKIHIIHVKPRLRDICTIDFDNQTMAAAEEIMLDSDRHCIDQFYSQALGVFKKNGLETDQIDIQTIESRISVAGAILDAARKGGFGTIVVGRRGFKNSKFSGSVSRSIIQKATRMAVWLVP, encoded by the coding sequence ATGCAAAAAAAGATCGCCATCGCCGTCGACGGATCGGTGCATTGCGGCTGCGCAGTGCGCTATGCGGCCAATATGGCCAAGGTCCTGCCCGGGTTGAATTTTGAACTCGTGCACGTGCAACCCTCCCTGTCCCAGTACCTGATCGAGGAGGCCGAGCGAAAAGCAAAGGCGAACAGGGCGCTGCAGGCTTTGATAAAGGCCAACCGTGAAGCATCACTCGACATCCTGGAAAAGGTGAGGCGCCAGATGGTGCAGCAGGGTGTGGATGCCGAGAGAATCGAATTGTGCTCCCGCATTCGAACTACGGGTCTGGCCGAAGACCTCCTGGATGAATGCCGCTCGAAGGCCTACGATGCCATCGCCCTGGGGCGGCGGGGGGTCACCTATCTGCAGGAACTGGTCACGGGCAGTGTCACGGCCAATCTGCTCGAGCACTCCCAGATCACTCCGGTGTGGATGGTGGACGGCGAAGTGCCCGACAACCGGATTGTCCTGGCGGTGGACGGTTCCCAGAACGCCTTGCGTGCCCTGGACCATTACGCCTTCATGGTCAGTGGCCAAAAGGATGCCAAGATTCATATCATCCACGTCAAGCCGCGGCTGCGCGACATCTGCACCATCGATTTCGACAATCAAACCATGGCGGCGGCCGAAGAGATCATGCTCGACAGTGACCGGCACTGCATCGATCAATTCTATTCCCAAGCCTTGGGCGTTTTTAAAAAGAACGGTCTGGAGACCGACCAGATCGACATCCAAACCATCGAAAGCCGCATTTCGGTGGCCGGTGCGATTCTCGATGCGGCCCGCAAAGGGGGGTTCGGCACCATCGTCGTGGGTCGCCGCGGCTTCAAGAACAGCAAATTCAGCGGCAGCGTATCGCGCAGCATCATTCAGAAAGCCACCCGTATGGCCGTGTGGCTGGTCCCTTGA
- a CDS encoding multiheme c-type cytochrome: MPKRPLCYAMFGLALLIGVIFPPSVRATEQYARDTGQACIFCHQESTGGQLKTVGFAYIRNGYRYPIASSVLEKSERLQQPLHKTLRFVIGYLHLLAAVIFFGAIFYIHIFVRPARLTGGIPKPERLLGLSCMATLTATGIYLTWARMDRWEQFFDNTFGLMLSIKILLFALMVAIGLAAVTVVHRKMKQTPPPVTGKDEISRANLAGFDGAEGRPAYFVFENDVYDVSDSARWKGGRHFGKHTAGADLTEALKGAPHGTEVFEKVRRIGPLKAGSAGTGKPPAGRRVFVVLAYTNLMLIFLILACIGVWRWDFPLRLIPEKRDTAIVGQSCIDCHREKTPGIFMDWNNGVHARVDVHCDKCHRAIDEQAVLTAHLEHSSRPISVVVSPKHCQGCHPRQAEQYARSKHANTHEIMWKIDHWLKDGMNNTTERTTGCLACHGTVVEVENGKPLPGTWPNVGVGRINPDGSKGSCTSCHTRHRFSIEEARKPEACDQCHLGPDHPQIEIYNESKHGTIYHAEGHRWTWDPTSRRWEAGTHFRAPTCATCHMSAVTGKFDVSHDVTERLSWETQAPRTVRPEDFEPFPAATRWQDERRKMEAVCLQCHSTTWTQDHFRNLDAVIHHYNDNYFDPIEKIMNQLYDQGLVSRERHFDEPIEWQYYELWHHEGRRARMGTAMMAPDYAWWHGFYELKHRFVHVRQMAAELKEGKGKHVYAPFPGRME, from the coding sequence ATGCCAAAGCGTCCCCTTTGCTATGCGATGTTCGGACTCGCGCTGCTGATCGGCGTCATTTTCCCACCTTCGGTTCGGGCAACGGAACAGTACGCCCGCGACACGGGTCAGGCGTGCATCTTCTGCCACCAGGAGAGCACCGGCGGTCAGCTCAAGACCGTTGGCTTTGCCTATATCCGCAACGGATACCGGTATCCGATCGCATCCTCGGTATTGGAAAAATCCGAACGGCTCCAGCAGCCGCTGCACAAGACGCTGAGGTTCGTCATCGGTTATCTTCACCTGCTGGCGGCGGTGATTTTTTTCGGCGCGATCTTCTATATCCATATTTTTGTCCGTCCGGCGCGGCTCACCGGCGGCATCCCCAAGCCGGAGCGTCTGTTGGGGCTCTCGTGCATGGCGACCCTGACCGCGACAGGTATCTATCTGACCTGGGCCCGCATGGACCGCTGGGAACAGTTCTTCGACAACACCTTCGGCCTCATGCTCTCGATCAAGATTCTTCTCTTCGCCCTGATGGTCGCCATCGGTCTGGCCGCCGTCACGGTGGTGCATCGAAAGATGAAGCAGACACCGCCGCCCGTAACAGGAAAGGATGAGATCTCCCGGGCCAACCTGGCGGGCTTTGACGGGGCCGAAGGCCGGCCGGCCTATTTTGTTTTTGAGAACGACGTGTATGACGTCAGCGACAGCGCCCGTTGGAAGGGTGGACGCCATTTCGGCAAGCACACTGCCGGCGCGGACCTGACCGAAGCCCTGAAAGGCGCCCCGCATGGCACCGAGGTATTTGAAAAGGTGCGCCGGATCGGCCCGCTCAAGGCCGGCTCGGCCGGTACGGGCAAGCCCCCGGCCGGACGCAGGGTGTTCGTGGTCCTGGCCTACACCAACCTGATGCTGATTTTCCTGATCCTGGCCTGCATCGGTGTGTGGCGCTGGGATTTTCCCTTGCGCTTGATACCTGAAAAACGGGACACCGCCATTGTGGGCCAGAGCTGCATCGATTGCCACCGTGAAAAGACGCCGGGCATTTTCATGGACTGGAACAATGGGGTTCACGCCCGGGTCGATGTGCACTGTGATAAGTGTCATCGCGCCATCGATGAGCAGGCCGTGCTGACCGCCCATCTCGAGCACTCTTCCCGGCCCATCTCGGTGGTCGTTTCCCCGAAACATTGCCAGGGGTGCCATCCCCGCCAGGCCGAACAGTATGCCCGCAGCAAACACGCCAACACCCATGAAATCATGTGGAAGATCGACCATTGGCTCAAAGACGGGATGAACAACACGACCGAAAGAACCACCGGCTGTCTGGCTTGCCACGGCACCGTGGTCGAGGTTGAAAACGGCAAGCCGTTGCCGGGCACCTGGCCCAACGTCGGGGTCGGACGGATCAATCCGGATGGCAGCAAAGGCAGTTGCACCAGCTGCCACACCCGCCACCGCTTTTCCATCGAAGAGGCGCGCAAGCCCGAGGCGTGCGATCAGTGTCACCTGGGCCCCGATCATCCGCAGATCGAAATCTATAACGAATCCAAACACGGCACCATCTATCACGCCGAAGGCCATCGTTGGACCTGGGACCCGACCAGTCGTCGGTGGGAAGCCGGCACACATTTCCGCGCACCGACCTGCGCCACCTGTCACATGTCGGCGGTGACCGGAAAATTCGACGTCTCCCACGATGTGACCGAGCGGCTCTCATGGGAGACCCAGGCCCCGCGGACCGTGCGGCCGGAAGATTTCGAACCCTTTCCGGCGGCCACCCGGTGGCAGGACGAGCGGCGGAAAATGGAGGCGGTGTGCCTCCAATGCCATTCCACCACATGGACCCAGGATCATTTTCGCAACCTGGATGCGGTGATTCATCACTATAACGACAATTACTTCGATCCCATTGAAAAGATCATGAACCAGCTCTATGACCAAGGACTCGTTTCCAGGGAGCGCCACTTCGATGAACCCATCGAGTGGCAATATTATGAGTTGTGGCATCATGAGGGGCGCCGCGCGCGTATGGGAACCGCCATGATGGCGCCCGATTATGCCTGGTGGCATGGATTTTACGAGCTGAAACATCGATTCGTGCATGTCCGGCAGATGGCCGCCGAACTCAAAGAGGGAAAGGGGAAGCATGTGTATGCGCCTTTCCCAGGCAGGATGGAGTAG
- a CDS encoding HD domain-containing phosphohydrolase, which translates to MHSDQKETILFVDDEESIIDIANTYFSAKGYEVLTANNGREAVGLLAEKHVDCCFTDINMPEMDGLALAEHIHKHDNTIPVIVMTGYPSLDNTIQTLKNGVVDFLVKPVNLHQMELCVQRVLRERQLFIENVMLQKEVAGKAKIEKLNAELVYKVDELNILNRILTDFSNLRESTDVFKQLVEMAVDIVQADAACFYLLNEPTSKPMPIAAAASPWAKKATAGMAASQMSGFGHLLSPSDPKIYHLIQEVLHDDQPFIIATNGGNRRLPRQVLSFMLVPLKIRSKPLGVLMASIYQGDHRFNEKDLYYLDFMSKKASTGIENLALYENIYNNLLSTLYAFVKAIEARDPYTKQHSNRVTLVAISLAKAIGCSDEEQEILNVAGLLHDIGKIGIRDDILLKPGRLDEEEYRIIQQHPVIGYEIMGHLGLWTREKQIVRCHHERFDGKGYPDRLAGDQIPLLGRILSVADVYDAIASDRAYRGRMPESKILEIMYGGAGTQFDPDIIDVFRGLYESGELGRAIGGEQEASSNV; encoded by the coding sequence ATGCATAGCGATCAGAAAGAAACCATCCTGTTTGTCGACGACGAAGAGAGCATCATCGACATCGCCAACACCTATTTTTCCGCCAAAGGGTATGAGGTGCTCACGGCCAACAATGGTCGGGAGGCGGTCGGCCTGCTCGCTGAGAAACACGTGGACTGCTGTTTCACCGACATCAACATGCCGGAAATGGATGGCCTGGCCCTCGCGGAGCACATCCATAAACACGACAACACCATCCCGGTCATCGTCATGACCGGTTATCCTTCGTTGGACAACACCATTCAAACGTTGAAAAACGGCGTGGTGGATTTTCTGGTCAAGCCGGTGAATCTGCATCAGATGGAGTTGTGCGTGCAACGCGTCCTGCGGGAACGCCAGCTGTTCATCGAAAACGTGATGCTGCAGAAGGAAGTGGCCGGAAAGGCCAAAATCGAAAAACTCAACGCCGAACTGGTCTATAAAGTCGACGAACTCAATATCTTGAACCGCATCTTGACCGACTTTTCCAACCTGCGTGAAAGCACCGATGTGTTCAAGCAGTTGGTGGAGATGGCGGTCGACATCGTTCAGGCCGATGCCGCCTGCTTTTATCTGCTCAACGAACCAACGAGCAAACCGATGCCCATAGCAGCCGCGGCCTCTCCCTGGGCGAAGAAAGCCACCGCCGGAATGGCGGCATCACAGATGAGCGGTTTTGGCCATCTGCTCTCACCGAGCGACCCCAAGATATACCACTTGATTCAGGAGGTGCTTCACGACGACCAGCCCTTTATCATCGCCACCAATGGCGGCAATCGGCGTTTGCCCCGGCAGGTGCTCTCTTTCATGCTGGTGCCGTTAAAGATCCGTTCCAAACCACTGGGCGTGCTCATGGCCAGCATTTACCAGGGCGACCACCGGTTCAATGAAAAAGATCTCTATTACCTCGATTTCATGTCCAAGAAGGCCTCCACCGGCATCGAAAACCTGGCGCTTTACGAAAACATTTACAACAACCTGCTGTCGACCCTCTATGCCTTCGTAAAGGCCATCGAGGCGCGTGACCCGTATACCAAGCAGCACTCCAATCGGGTCACCCTGGTGGCCATTTCCCTGGCCAAGGCCATAGGATGCTCGGATGAGGAGCAGGAGATCCTCAATGTGGCTGGGTTGCTGCATGACATCGGCAAAATCGGCATCCGAGACGACATCCTGCTCAAACCGGGCCGACTGGACGAGGAGGAGTATCGCATCATCCAGCAGCATCCGGTGATCGGATACGAAATTATGGGACACCTCGGACTGTGGACCCGGGAAAAGCAGATCGTCCGCTGCCACCACGAGCGGTTTGACGGAAAAGGCTATCCGGATCGGCTGGCCGGCGATCAAATACCGCTGCTGGGGCGTATCCTCAGCGTGGCCGACGTCTACGATGCCATCGCATCGGACCGCGCCTATCGCGGCCGCATGCCCGAGTCAAAAATTCTCGAGATCATGTACGGCGGAGCGGGGACCCAGTTTGACCCGGATATCATCGATGTCTTCCGGGGACTTTATGAGTCCGGTGAATTGGGGCGTGCCATCGGTGGAGAACAAGAGGCATCGTCGAACGTGTAG
- a CDS encoding mechanosensitive ion channel family protein, translating to MELLDHTFLGSPLKDWLIALSLGIGFLVIVRLIKGILARRFMARDQVRHDTVYSLVALLVERISMTVIAILAIDMGASGLHKGDGFQTWMSALSVIAVIVQVTIWGNVLISFALKRYQAKVQNASGERMTTMRALGFVGRFVLLSVATLLALDNIPGVKITTLIASLGIGGIAVAMAVQSILADLFASLSIVLDKPFVIGDFIIVDTHMGTVEYIGLKTTRIRSISGEQLIFANSDLLKSRIRNYKRMAERRVVFTIGVLYQTSHDQLQLIPKIIREAVEARDRTRFDRSHFQGFGDSALNFETVYYVLDPDYSLYMDIQQAINLEIFRRFQEEGISFAYPTRTIFLETGVENAKALGPFVVQAEGSEA from the coding sequence ATGGAATTGCTGGACCACACGTTTCTTGGCAGTCCATTGAAAGATTGGCTGATCGCATTGTCTCTCGGCATCGGGTTTCTGGTGATCGTTCGCCTGATCAAAGGGATATTGGCGCGCCGTTTCATGGCCCGCGATCAGGTGAGGCATGACACTGTCTATTCACTGGTCGCATTGCTGGTCGAACGGATATCCATGACGGTCATCGCCATTCTGGCCATCGACATGGGGGCTTCCGGTTTACATAAGGGCGATGGGTTTCAGACGTGGATGTCGGCATTGTCGGTCATCGCCGTGATCGTTCAGGTGACGATATGGGGTAATGTCCTGATATCTTTTGCGCTCAAACGGTATCAGGCCAAGGTGCAAAATGCTTCCGGCGAGCGTATGACGACCATGCGCGCACTCGGTTTCGTGGGGCGATTCGTGCTGCTGTCCGTCGCCACCCTGCTGGCGCTCGATAACATCCCCGGCGTCAAAATTACTACCCTCATCGCCAGTCTGGGTATCGGTGGTATCGCGGTGGCCATGGCCGTGCAGAGTATCCTGGCGGATCTTTTTGCTTCGCTTTCGATTGTGCTCGACAAACCCTTCGTGATCGGAGATTTCATCATCGTCGACACCCACATGGGAACGGTGGAATACATTGGATTGAAAACCACCCGGATTCGCAGCATCTCCGGGGAGCAGTTGATTTTCGCCAACAGCGATCTTCTCAAGAGCCGAATTCGAAACTACAAACGCATGGCTGAACGGCGGGTGGTGTTTACCATCGGCGTACTCTATCAAACCTCCCATGACCAATTGCAATTGATCCCGAAAATCATTCGGGAGGCCGTCGAGGCCCGGGATCGCACGCGCTTCGACCGCTCTCATTTCCAGGGATTCGGCGACTCCGCGCTGAATTTCGAGACGGTTTACTATGTGCTGGACCCGGACTATAGCCTCTACATGGATATCCAACAGGCCATCAACCTGGAAATCTTCAGGCGTTTTCAGGAAGAAGGCATCTCGTTCGCCTATCCCACGCGAACGATTTTCCTGGAAACCGGGGTTGAAAATGCCAAGGCCCTGGGACCGTTTGTCGTCCAGGCCGAAGGAAGCGAGGCATAA
- a CDS encoding tetratricopeptide repeat protein has protein sequence MSDLFSVGADYLFSIMANQSSQMTTLSNQALNSGIDKYVNKDYEGAVVDFKRAFGLDPYSEYAIDTVKYLAMTHQRLGQTEEAIDAYKQGLRVHSDSDILYVAIGNLYIGEGRTGEAIEAYESAVRFYDDPNNRFSLGQAYLKAGRYDDAVNQFEKVAKNESYSRNGYYGLGQVYSAQKQYDKAIENFQQAIRKDNDFYDAYAGMGYAYADAGDMDNANKIKEFLESEGSDLSVLLRAYIGKATQPKIMLAYADSKFPYFLPPKTKVSALNSYMANANASQTFSVRFQFNKEMDRASVENVTNWNISRSQESGPGMRYNMGLSIPDTEARLSPIPTGIYYDERTMTATVRFDIRQNSDGTATIDPSHILFSFNGKDADGNTMHPDYDQFMGFSKSI, from the coding sequence ATGAGCGATTTATTCAGCGTGGGTGCCGATTACCTGTTCAGTATCATGGCCAATCAAAGCAGCCAGATGACGACCCTGTCCAATCAGGCCCTGAACAGCGGTATCGATAAGTATGTGAACAAGGATTACGAGGGCGCGGTCGTGGATTTCAAACGCGCGTTCGGTCTGGATCCCTATTCGGAGTATGCCATCGATACGGTCAAATACCTGGCCATGACCCATCAACGCCTGGGGCAGACCGAAGAGGCCATCGACGCCTACAAGCAGGGGCTGCGGGTCCATTCGGACAGCGATATCCTCTATGTGGCCATAGGCAACCTCTACATCGGCGAGGGTCGCACCGGCGAGGCCATCGAGGCCTATGAGTCGGCGGTGCGCTTTTATGACGACCCCAACAACCGTTTCTCGCTCGGCCAGGCCTATCTGAAGGCAGGACGCTACGATGACGCCGTCAACCAGTTCGAAAAAGTCGCCAAAAACGAATCATACAGCCGAAACGGCTATTACGGCCTGGGACAGGTCTACAGCGCACAGAAACAATACGACAAAGCCATCGAAAATTTCCAACAGGCGATTCGCAAAGACAACGACTTCTACGATGCCTATGCCGGCATGGGCTATGCTTACGCCGATGCCGGTGATATGGACAACGCAAATAAAATCAAGGAGTTTTTGGAATCCGAAGGCAGCGATCTGTCCGTACTGCTCAGGGCTTATATCGGCAAGGCCACCCAGCCCAAAATCATGCTCGCCTACGCCGACAGCAAATTTCCCTATTTCCTCCCGCCCAAAACCAAGGTGTCGGCACTCAACAGCTACATGGCCAATGCCAATGCCAGCCAGACGTTCAGCGTCCGCTTTCAGTTCAACAAGGAGATGGATCGGGCATCCGTGGAAAATGTGACCAATTGGAACATATCCCGATCCCAGGAGAGCGGTCCCGGCATGCGCTACAACATGGGCCTGTCGATTCCGGATACCGAGGCGCGCCTCAGTCCCATTCCCACCGGCATCTATTACGATGAGAGAACCATGACGGCCACCGTTCGTTTCGATATCCGCCAGAACAGCGACGGAACGGCCACCATCGATCCCTCCCACATCCTCTTTTCCTTCAATGGAAAGGATGCCGACGGCAACACCATGCATCCCGATTACGATCAGTTCATGGGATTTTCCAAATCCATATAG
- a CDS encoding SPOR domain-containing protein: MSAVFRHIGVRLWMTALFGVAICTVLLPYWQRLAAMTWIALPVMLVLAVLFVGIGWVLNRVGHFLIRRQVAEAAVWERAGMLREAEAVFERTMSVYDSFWFSPLQRQRSGEFLAMRLARFYLAQPALGDVGRAVVASYLRMRPTDEAVAQGWLEEACRRQHTTSEDHEVAALIGGAWDRHEKIQKLLTNFYLSQQRTDFEAMQTYRRVWQMFQEHHREWVHGLCDLLLRIGHINDWTLKVYLRGHASGHERCIEGLAAARCHLKPNAGNRSDLSAAGQALSHLSDEQIEALAGRFRPREPAAAPPTPPRARPHLTAILRQSSDRAMVMARLCRGWLRPLADRAWAWARSLPVRLRWAAVVTLIASVGAWMIVDNWPSEPDAPELPPPIAPMAEQPPAATDPFTIQVAAYLKRDDAQRYVDRLKEAGVDAFWTQAKSTQRTWYQVKASHFTTLDEARLYGESLKARGLIDDFYVANHGP, translated from the coding sequence ATGAGTGCCGTCTTCAGACATATCGGTGTACGCTTGTGGATGACCGCCCTGTTCGGCGTGGCGATCTGCACCGTGCTGTTGCCCTACTGGCAGCGGCTGGCCGCCATGACTTGGATCGCCTTGCCCGTGATGTTGGTGCTGGCCGTTCTGTTCGTGGGGATCGGCTGGGTGCTGAACCGGGTGGGGCATTTCCTGATCCGGCGCCAGGTGGCCGAAGCGGCCGTCTGGGAGCGCGCCGGGATGTTGCGGGAGGCCGAGGCGGTATTCGAGCGGACCATGTCGGTCTATGACAGCTTCTGGTTTTCACCCCTGCAGCGTCAGCGCAGCGGAGAGTTTCTGGCCATGCGGCTGGCCCGTTTCTATCTGGCCCAGCCTGCATTGGGGGATGTCGGGCGGGCGGTGGTCGCGTCCTATCTGCGGATGCGGCCGACCGACGAGGCGGTCGCCCAGGGATGGCTTGAGGAGGCCTGCCGCCGGCAACATACCACTTCCGAAGACCATGAGGTCGCCGCACTCATCGGCGGCGCCTGGGACCGCCATGAAAAGATTCAGAAACTGCTGACCAATTTTTATCTCTCCCAGCAGCGCACCGATTTCGAGGCCATGCAGACCTATCGCCGGGTGTGGCAGATGTTCCAGGAGCATCACCGGGAGTGGGTGCATGGGTTGTGTGATCTTCTCTTGCGTATCGGCCATATCAACGATTGGACCCTCAAGGTCTATCTCCGGGGGCACGCGTCGGGACACGAGCGCTGCATCGAGGGGTTGGCCGCGGCCCGCTGCCACCTTAAACCCAACGCGGGCAACCGATCGGACCTCTCCGCCGCCGGGCAGGCCCTGTCCCATCTGAGCGACGAACAGATCGAAGCCTTGGCAGGCCGATTCAGACCCCGGGAACCCGCTGCGGCTCCGCCGACGCCGCCACGCGCGAGGCCCCACCTGACGGCAATCCTGCGTCAATCCAGCGATCGCGCCATGGTCATGGCACGGCTATGCCGGGGATGGTTGCGCCCCCTTGCAGACCGGGCATGGGCATGGGCACGTTCCCTTCCGGTTCGGCTGCGCTGGGCGGCGGTTGTGACGCTGATCGCATCGGTCGGTGCGTGGATGATCGTCGACAATTGGCCGTCCGAACCCGATGCGCCCGAGTTGCCGCCACCCATCGCGCCCATGGCCGAGCAGCCTCCGGCGGCGACCGACCCGTTCACCATCCAGGTGGCGGCCTATTTGAAACGTGATGATGCCCAGCGTTACGTGGATCGTCTCAAGGAGGCCGGGGTGGACGCCTTCTGGACCCAGGCCAAGAGCACCCAACGAACCTGGTATCAAGTGAAGGCCTCTCATTTCACCACCCTGGATGAGGCGCGGTTGTACGGCGAATCCCTCAAAGCCAGGGGACTGATCGACGACTTCTATGTGGCCAACCACGGGCCGTAA
- a CDS encoding transglycosylase domain-containing protein: protein MTPVVRLIRWLTGGFSLLLAGSGVAAMAGVLLLFWAISDLPSVPEPLRRIIDTPPTEIYAANGERVLQIGGHDYVPLDQVSTVFLQAILATEDHRFWEHHGINKFRTIKALWRTFVSDQVQGASTITQQLAKNLFFSFEQTYRRKFRELLVALQIESQFSKREILEAYVNQIYFGPRAQGVSAAARLFFGKTAGQLTIAEAALLAGLPKSPTRYNPLRHPERAKARQQVVLGRMVAAGFITAEQSADAAAQELAFAGQGPSGPVGGYFVDWVLKQLEERYGPQIVYHGGLKITTTMDPQLQQAAQDTLTQGLADLSRELAPPAGNSDELPQGALVAIQVNSGAIKAMVGGRNYGESEYNRAVQNNRQPGSVFKPFLYYTAFEKLGVTPATVIEDRPIRIPVAGAPDWRPQNFKRAYQGPVILKKSFTESINSIAAQLVARVGPEAVIDTARRCGIQSPLSPVYSVALGTSGVSPLEMASSFTTFAAEGIYYEPFCIWRVEDAYGQLLEEHIVSGTQVLDSRLVYQVVDMMKGVVDQGTGQVVRRMGFNKPAAGKTGTTNGYHDAWFTGFTPALCASVWVGYDRDEGLRDHNGIGITGNRGAAPIWARFMIKATEGEPPRPFLQPAGIRLQVVDATTGLPTRGGGESDVWVALREGF, encoded by the coding sequence ATGACCCCCGTGGTGCGTTTGATCCGTTGGCTCACCGGAGGATTCTCCTTGCTGCTCGCCGGAAGCGGCGTGGCGGCGATGGCCGGGGTGTTGCTGTTGTTCTGGGCCATCAGCGACTTGCCCAGCGTGCCGGAACCGTTGCGGCGCATCATCGACACACCCCCTACCGAGATCTACGCCGCCAACGGCGAACGTGTGCTTCAGATCGGCGGCCATGATTACGTGCCTCTCGATCAGGTTTCGACGGTTTTCCTGCAAGCCATCCTGGCTACCGAGGACCATCGGTTCTGGGAACACCACGGCATCAACAAATTCAGGACCATCAAGGCCCTTTGGCGTACCTTTGTGAGCGATCAGGTCCAGGGGGCCTCCACGATCACCCAACAGCTCGCCAAGAATCTGTTTTTCAGCTTCGAGCAGACCTATCGCCGCAAATTCAGGGAGCTTCTGGTAGCCCTGCAAATCGAGTCCCAATTCAGCAAACGCGAGATCCTCGAAGCCTATGTCAACCAGATCTATTTCGGACCCCGCGCCCAGGGCGTGTCGGCCGCGGCCCGGCTCTTTTTCGGCAAAACGGCCGGCCAACTCACTATAGCGGAGGCGGCCCTGTTGGCCGGATTGCCCAAATCGCCCACCCGTTACAACCCCTTGCGCCACCCGGAGCGCGCCAAGGCCCGGCAACAGGTGGTCCTCGGACGAATGGTGGCCGCCGGATTCATCACGGCGGAGCAATCTGCCGACGCCGCTGCGCAGGAATTGGCATTTGCCGGTCAGGGGCCATCCGGTCCGGTCGGCGGCTATTTCGTGGATTGGGTGTTGAAACAGCTCGAGGAGCGTTACGGTCCCCAAATCGTCTATCATGGCGGTTTGAAGATCACCACGACCATGGATCCGCAATTGCAACAGGCGGCTCAGGATACCCTGACCCAGGGCCTGGCCGACCTGAGCCGGGAACTTGCGCCGCCCGCGGGCAATTCCGATGAACTTCCCCAGGGGGCCCTGGTGGCCATTCAGGTCAACTCGGGGGCCATCAAGGCCATGGTCGGCGGACGCAATTACGGTGAAAGCGAGTACAACCGGGCTGTGCAGAACAACCGTCAGCCCGGTTCGGTTTTCAAGCCGTTTCTCTACTATACGGCTTTTGAAAAGCTGGGCGTAACGCCGGCCACTGTTATCGAGGATCGACCGATTCGCATTCCTGTGGCCGGTGCGCCCGATTGGCGGCCGCAGAATTTCAAACGCGCCTACCAGGGGCCGGTGATTCTCAAGAAGTCGTTTACCGAGTCCATCAACAGTATCGCCGCCCAGCTGGTGGCCCGCGTCGGCCCCGAAGCGGTGATCGACACGGCGCGGCGATGCGGGATACAGAGTCCGCTGTCTCCGGTTTATTCGGTGGCCCTCGGCACATCGGGGGTGAGCCCGCTGGAGATGGCCTCGAGTTTCACGACATTTGCGGCCGAGGGCATCTATTACGAACCTTTTTGCATCTGGCGGGTGGAAGATGCCTACGGCCAGCTGCTGGAAGAGCATATTGTCAGCGGCACGCAGGTGCTCGACAGCCGTCTGGTCTACCAAGTGGTGGATATGATGAAAGGGGTCGTGGATCAAGGCACCGGCCAGGTTGTCCGGCGCATGGGGTTCAACAAGCCGGCGGCCGGAAAAACAGGGACCACAAATGGATATCATGACGCCTGGTTTACCGGTTTCACACCGGCCCTATGTGCCTCGGTATGGGTCGGTTACGATCGTGACGAGGGCCTTCGGGACCATAATGGTATCGGCATCACCGGCAACCGGGGCGCGGCGCCCATATGGGCCCGTTTTATGATCAAAGCTACCGAGGGCGAGCCGCCGCGTCCCTTTCTGCAGCCGGCCGGCATTCGACTCCAGGTGGTCGACGCGACGACCGGGCTGCCCACCCGTGGCGGCGGCGAATCGGATGTCTGGGTGGCCTTGCGGGAAGGCTTTTAA